The proteins below are encoded in one region of Apium graveolens cultivar Ventura chromosome 4, ASM990537v1, whole genome shotgun sequence:
- the LOC141720603 gene encoding actin-depolymerizing factor 4 has product MANAASGMAVHDDCKLRFLDLKAKRTFRFVVFKIEEKQKQVVVEKVGEPALSYDDFAASLPADECRYAVYDFDFVTAENCQKSKIFFIAWSPDTARVRSKMIYASSKDRFKRELDGIQVELQATDPTEMDIDVIRSRAN; this is encoded by the exons ATG GCCAACGCTGCTTCTGGCATGGCTGTGCATGATGATTGCAAATTAAGGTTTTTGGATCTGAAGGCAAAGAGAACCTTTAGATTTGTAGTTTTTAAGATTGAAGAGAAACAAAAGCAAGTTGTTGTTGAAAAGGTCGGTGAACCAGCATTGAGTTACGATGACTTTGCTGCAAGTCTTCCTGCTGATGAATGTCGTTATGCTGTTTACGATTTTGATTTTGTGACTGCGGAGAATTgtcagaaaagcaaaatatttttcattgCATG GTCACCCGATACTGCACGTGTTAGAAGCAAGATGATTTATGCTAGCTCCAAGGACAGGTTCAAGAGGGAACTAGATGGAATTCAGGTGGAGCTACAAGCAACTGATCCAACTGAGATGGACATTGATGTTATTAGAAGTCGTGCCAACTGA